The proteins below are encoded in one region of Pacificitalea manganoxidans:
- a CDS encoding argininosuccinate lyase, translating to MTRLVLGLSLLGLLAACGVDGAPIRPDRAAWSPVSGAR from the coding sequence ATGACCCGGCTCGTCCTTGGCCTGTCCTTGCTCGGGCTGCTTGCGGCCTGCGGGGTCGATGGCGCCCCGATCCGCCCGGACCGTGCCGCATGGTCGCCGGTCAGTGGCGCACGGTAA
- a CDS encoding YqgE/AlgH family protein, which yields MQDTDDATLDLTGKLLIAMPGMGDPRFDRSVIFICAHSAEGAMGLIINKPTPELAFRDLLKQLDIPMQGDDRDILVHLGGPVEHGRGFVLHSAETPGRDSSLAVDDDFAMTATLDILEDLASGRGPDRALLALGYAGWGPSQLEAEIANNGWLTTDAPQDLVFARDASLKWEMALATLGISPLVLSADAGRA from the coding sequence ATGCAAGACACCGACGATGCCACGCTGGATCTGACCGGCAAGCTGCTGATCGCGATGCCCGGAATGGGTGATCCGCGCTTTGACCGCAGTGTGATTTTCATCTGCGCCCATTCCGCCGAGGGCGCGATGGGCCTGATTATCAACAAGCCGACGCCGGAACTGGCGTTCCGCGATTTGTTGAAGCAGCTCGACATCCCGATGCAGGGCGATGACCGCGACATCCTCGTGCATCTGGGCGGTCCGGTGGAGCATGGCCGGGGATTTGTGCTGCATTCAGCCGAGACGCCGGGCCGGGATTCGAGCCTTGCGGTCGATGACGACTTCGCGATGACGGCTACGCTGGATATTCTCGAAGACCTCGCTTCGGGGCGGGGACCGGACCGGGCGCTGCTGGCGCTGGGCTATGCGGGCTGGGGGCCGAGCCAGTTGGAGGCCGAGATCGCCAATAACGGCTGGCTGACCACCGACGCGCCGCAGGATCTGGTCTTTGCCCGCGATGCGAGCCTGAAATGGGAAATGGCGCTGGCGACGCTGGGGATCAGCCCGCTGGTCCTGTCGGCGGACGCCGGGCGGGCCTGA